ATGGAGCAGAAAGAAGCCTCTCTTGTGTGGCATTATCGTAATGTGGATATATGGCTGGCCGAACTCCGTTCACAGCAGTTAGTTAACGCACTGATCGGTCCCTGCGCCCGCCTCAACCTACAGATAGTACCGGGCAACAAAGTGGTGGAGGTAAAACCCCCCGATTTCACGAAAGGGAGTGAGGTGATCCGCCGTATGTCGCTGGACAACTATGATTTTATTCTTGCTATTGGTGATGATACAACAGATGAGGATATGTTTCGTGTACTGCCGCCAGATGGAGTGAGCATTAAGGTTGGCAACTTCTCACCTGCGGCTAAATATCGTATTCCGCTACAATCATCCGTAGTGCCATTCCTCACAAATCTTATCAAATAACATGAATTTTATTGATAATATAACAGCAAATGAGTCTTTAAGATATTTGCTAATTTCACTGAGTTTCATTGTACTCTTTATTGTTCTTGCAGGCATCTACAACTTTATAATTAAGAGATGGCGAATACGTACACATAAGAGTAAAAGCAAGATAGATGATTTTATTGTGCGTCTGTTCAGGGTGCCCGGTACATGGGCTATTTTCGCTGTTATGCTAAACATATTCAGCTCATACCTAAAAGAAGACGAAAATATTTTCTCTCTATTACAGAAAATAAGTAATATCCTGCTGATACTTATAGTTGGCTGGCTTATAGTACAGTTTGTTAGAGCTATGTTTCATCACTGGCAGAAAAAGCTTGATATAAACAATGCTAACAATCTTGAAGCCAGAAAAAAACTCACGCAGGTGAGCATGTTAGAGAGAATAGTGATAATTTCAATCACCTTTATATTTGTCTCAATTGCCCTGATGTCAATAGAATCAATCAGAGAACTGGGAGTAAGTCTTCTTGCATCAGCAGGTGTTGCCGGAATCATTATCGGTTTTGCAGCACAGCGTAGCTTTGGTCAGGTTTTTTCAGGAATACAGATTGCATTTACTCAACCGATCAGGATTGACGACGTTGTGGTTATAGAAGGTGAATGGGGGCGAATAGAAGAGATAAATATAACCTATGCAGTAGTTAAAATATGGGATCAGAGAAGGCTGATTGTGCCTATAGATTATTTTCTCAACAATCCCATTCAAAACTGGACACGAACCGAATCTGAAATCCTGGGAACAGCATTGCTTTATGTATCCTATGATCTTCCTGTAGATCCTTTAAGGAAAGAGCTTGCCAGATTGGTAAAGGATAATCCAAACTGGGATGGCAGGGTTCAGAATATACAGGTAACAGATAGTAAGCAGTGGTATAAAGAGCTGCGTGTACTTGTAAGCAGCTCCGACTCAAGCAAGAACTGGGATCTGAGGGTATATATTCGTGAGAAGTTAATCGACTTCATCAATGATAACTATCCAGGCTCTTTCGCAAAAGTTAATTCAACTTCCACCGAAGGCGGAGCATCTCAATACTTAATGTAAGGCCTGATAAATTATGCTTTAAGACCTGTAAAACTTTGCCTGAACCCAGACTAACATAACTTAAGAGAGGTTAAGCTTAAGGCCTGATAAATTTTGAGAGCTTCTTCTCTTCAGAAAAGAGGGCAGCTGTATTTATAAACGCCAGGTGAGAGTATGCCTGAGGAAAATTACCCAACTGCCTTTTGGTATCGAAGTCCAGATCTTCACTATATAAACCAAGGTGGTTGGAGTATGATATCATATTCTCAAACAGCTCACGTGCCTCCTCCTTCTCACCAATCATATATAGAGCATCAATAAGCCAGAAAGTGCATATTGTAAATGATGATGTAGGAACCCCAAAGTCATCCTCTGCCTTGTATCTGTACATCAGACCTTCGTGAAACAGATTCTCTCTGATATACTTCACAGTTTTCACGAAGCGATCATCTCCGGCATCAATGAAATCATAAAAATACATAAGAAGCAATGAAGAATCGGCATCACTATTATCATACGCCTGAGTAAAGGTCTGCAGCTCCTCATTCCACCCTTTTTCATGCACCTCTTTCTTTATTATATCAGCCTCCTTGCGCCACTCAGTTGCGTAATAATCCCTCTGAAGGAGTTCCGCAATCAGAGAAGCCCTGTCAACCGCAACCCAGCTCATCACTTTAGAAAATACAAAGTGTTGCTTCTTTGTACGATATTCCCAAATACTCCTATCTGGTTTCTTCCATGATGATAATACAGCACGGACAAGATTCTTAATAATCTCCCAGATCTCCTCAATTTCATCAAGAGTTCCGGGGAAATAGAGGTAGTATTTATAAATCACATCCAGCAGGTAACCGATGGAGTCATTTTGCTCCTGATGATAGGCGGCATTTCCTATTCTTACCGGATGTGAGTTTTCGTAACCTGACAAATGTGGAAGTATCTCTTCGGTAAGATCTTTCTCTCCCCTGATGCCATACATAATCTGTATTGGTTCATCCCTTGAGGATTTTAAAATGCGTTTAATAAAACCGATAAAGCGGTTGGCGGCCGACTTCTGCTTCATGAACAGGAGTGTGTCGATCGACATGGATGCATCTCTAAGCCAGCAGTAGCGATAATCCCAGTTGCGGGTCTCTCCTATTGTTTCGGGGAGACTGGTGGTTATTGCTGCCAGCATTGCACCCGACTCCTGATATGATAGCAGTTTCAATACCAGGAGACTCCGCTTTATCATATCATCATACTGAACGTAATCCCTAGATCTGTTCACAAAGTTGAGCCAGTAGACCTTGGTGCGCTCAAACTCCAGCATAACCCTGTTGAGGTCGATAGTAACCAATTTCTGATTATAGGAGAGTACGAAGAACTGATGATCGGTAATAACTACCTCCTCACTTTTAAGCACCTTCTGCATATCCAGACTGGTATATAGATATACCTTATCTTCAGAGTCTTCAACAGAATGTGTTTTGATATAGTTGCCCACTATTTCGTGACGCACCTCTTCACGTGCATAGTTTATGCGTGGATCATAAACCACCCTTACGGTGGGGCTGCCCTTGAAAACCCTTATATAGCGATGTATTTCAGGAGGCATATAGTGACGCAGATCACTGGTTCTGTACCTTGGCATAAAGTCGAATAGTATAAAACCATGCTCAGGCGATTCAAACTTGGTCATCAATATATTAGTGTGACCATTATATTTTTGGGTAATTTTATAATCATCGGCAACCTCTAAGTGAAAACTGCCCCCTTTTTCCTTATCAAGCAATTTTGCAAAAATAGATGGTGAATCGAAGTCAGGAAAGCAAAACCAGTCGATGCTCCCCTCTTTAGATATTAACGCAGCAGTCCTGCAGTTGCCTATAATTCCGTAGTCGAGGTTATTCATTTATTTTTGAAATTTATTTTCTATTAAAATACAACCTTTATAACACAATGACAAGTGCTGATGTTTAACAGAAATGAACAGCTCCTGATATTTATCAGATAACCAAATACTTATAATATGGTGACATCTCTCCGCGTAAAGTGATCTGCATCTGCTGTTTCACCTCATCAGTTGTTTCGCAGTTTCCGAACAGTGACATCATTTTTGTTACAGCTGCCTCTGTGGTGATGTCGTGACCACTTATTACACCCAGTTTTTCGAGTTGGCGGCCATTTTCATAACGATACATCTCTACATTGCCATACATACACTGTGTTACATTTACAATAACTATACCTCTGTCTATGGCATCACTAAGCAGTTTCATAAACCATGGGTATATTGGAGAGTTGCCTGTTCCGAATGTTTCAAGCACAACACCTTTCAACCCAGGTATCTCAAGATGAGCCTTTACCACCGCTTCTGTTATACCGGGGAACAGCTTGAGTATAACAACATCAGGACTAAGGTTGTAATGATATTTTACAGGTGCGTTGTAATCAGGCTTAAGAATATCGTTGGTATTATATTTAATGTCAAGTCCCGACTCCGCCAGGTAGGTGCAGTTGGGACTTGTAAATGCACTGAAGTTATCCGCATTAAGCTTAGTTGTTCTGTTTCCTCTCATCAGAAGATTTTGCATATAAACCGACATCTCAGGTACTTTCGGCCGCCCTTCCGAATTTTTATCGGCTGCAATCTCCAAAGCTGTAATCAGATTCTCTTTTGCGTCAGAACGCAGTTTACCAATTGGCAGCTGTGAACCTGTCAGAATAACCGGCTTTGTAAGATTTTCACACATAAAACTCAATGCAGAGGCTGTGAATGCCATTGTATCTGTTCCATGCAGAATAACAAATCCATCGTATAAATGATAGTGTGTTTCAATAACCTTCAACATCTCCTGCCAGGTATAAATAGTTACATCTGACGAGTCGATTGGAGGGTTAAACTGATAACTTTCCACGTTGAAGTTCAGCTTCTTCATCTCGGGAATATTTGAACGCAGGTGACTAAAATCGAAAGGCTCCAGAGCACCAGTCTCCTTGTTCTCCAACATTCCGATAGTCCCTCCGGTATAAATTAACAATACATTAGCATTCCTATCAATCATACTAGCTTATTTTACTGCAAAATTAGCATAATGATATAAATTTATATCATTATGCTAATATTTTTTTATAATGTAATAGGTTACATGATATTAACGAACCAATATGCCAAATGTTTGTTTAATTTAGAATAGAGTAATAATAAACAAGTTAAAAAGAGAGTAATTCTATGGC
This portion of the Lascolabacillus massiliensis genome encodes:
- a CDS encoding glycoside hydrolase family 15 protein is translated as MNNLDYGIIGNCRTAALISKEGSIDWFCFPDFDSPSIFAKLLDKEKGGSFHLEVADDYKITQKYNGHTNILMTKFESPEHGFILFDFMPRYRTSDLRHYMPPEIHRYIRVFKGSPTVRVVYDPRINYAREEVRHEIVGNYIKTHSVEDSEDKVYLYTSLDMQKVLKSEEVVITDHQFFVLSYNQKLVTIDLNRVMLEFERTKVYWLNFVNRSRDYVQYDDMIKRSLLVLKLLSYQESGAMLAAITTSLPETIGETRNWDYRYCWLRDASMSIDTLLFMKQKSAANRFIGFIKRILKSSRDEPIQIMYGIRGEKDLTEEILPHLSGYENSHPVRIGNAAYHQEQNDSIGYLLDVIYKYYLYFPGTLDEIEEIWEIIKNLVRAVLSSWKKPDRSIWEYRTKKQHFVFSKVMSWVAVDRASLIAELLQRDYYATEWRKEADIIKKEVHEKGWNEELQTFTQAYDNSDADSSLLLMYFYDFIDAGDDRFVKTVKYIRENLFHEGLMYRYKAEDDFGVPTSSFTICTFWLIDALYMIGEKEEARELFENMISYSNHLGLYSEDLDFDTKRQLGNFPQAYSHLAFINTAALFSEEKKLSKFIRP
- a CDS encoding mechanosensitive ion channel family protein, with translation MNFIDNITANESLRYLLISLSFIVLFIVLAGIYNFIIKRWRIRTHKSKSKIDDFIVRLFRVPGTWAIFAVMLNIFSSYLKEDENIFSLLQKISNILLILIVGWLIVQFVRAMFHHWQKKLDINNANNLEARKKLTQVSMLERIVIISITFIFVSIALMSIESIRELGVSLLASAGVAGIIIGFAAQRSFGQVFSGIQIAFTQPIRIDDVVVIEGEWGRIEEINITYAVVKIWDQRRLIVPIDYFLNNPIQNWTRTESEILGTALLYVSYDLPVDPLRKELARLVKDNPNWDGRVQNIQVTDSKQWYKELRVLVSSSDSSKNWDLRVYIREKLIDFINDNYPGSFAKVNSTSTEGGASQYLM
- a CDS encoding asparaginase; this translates as MIDRNANVLLIYTGGTIGMLENKETGALEPFDFSHLRSNIPEMKKLNFNVESYQFNPPIDSSDVTIYTWQEMLKVIETHYHLYDGFVILHGTDTMAFTASALSFMCENLTKPVILTGSQLPIGKLRSDAKENLITALEIAADKNSEGRPKVPEMSVYMQNLLMRGNRTTKLNADNFSAFTSPNCTYLAESGLDIKYNTNDILKPDYNAPVKYHYNLSPDVVILKLFPGITEAVVKAHLEIPGLKGVVLETFGTGNSPIYPWFMKLLSDAIDRGIVIVNVTQCMYGNVEMYRYENGRQLEKLGVISGHDITTEAAVTKMMSLFGNCETTDEVKQQMQITLRGEMSPYYKYLVI